Part of the Cyanobium sp. ATX 6F1 genome is shown below.
CACGCGCCGCCGCCGCACCAGCTCCACCAGCCTGGCCATCCGCTGCGGGGTCACCTGGGATTCGGCGTTCACCGGCCAGAGGTAGGCCTCCTGGAGCCCATAGTCACGGGCCAGGTAGGAGAAGGCCCCCTCACAGGTCGCGAGCACACGGCGCTGGGGCGGGATGCTGGCGAGGGACCGGCGCAACTCCAGATCGAGCTGGCGCAGCTGGGCGCGATAGGCCGCAGCGTTGCGGCGGTAATGCCCTGCGCCGGGGGGATCGAGGCGGGTGAAGGCACCGCGGAGGTTCTCCACATAGACCTCCGCCAGGCGGGGGGACATCCAGGCGTGGGGGTTGGGCTTGCCTCGGTAGGCATCAGCGGCGATCGGCAGCGGTGTGATCCCCGCAGAGAGGAAGACATGGGGAACCCCCGGCAAGTTGGCCGTGAACCGGCGGGCCCAGCGCTCAAGATCAAAACCATTCTCGAGAACCAGCACCGCACCGCTGGCCCGCCTGATGTCACTCGGCGTGGGTTCATAGCCATGGATTTCGGCCCCGATCTTGGTGATCGATTCCACCCGCAGGCGATCTCCTGCGACCATGCGAGCCATGTCGGCGAGAACACTGAAGGTGGTCA
Proteins encoded:
- a CDS encoding metal ABC transporter substrate-binding protein, which produces MAPAAGLTPLVALLLLVVLGGCQSESLPPPRSPSGDRSERPLVLTTFSVLADMARMVAGDRLRVESITKIGAEIHGYEPTPSDIRRASGAVLVLENGFDLERWARRFTANLPGVPHVFLSAGITPLPIAADAYRGKPNPHAWMSPRLAEVYVENLRGAFTRLDPPGAGHYRRNAAAYRAQLRQLDLELRRSLASIPPQRRVLATCEGAFSYLARDYGLQEAYLWPVNAESQVTPQRMARLVELVRRRRVPAVFCETTVSDKAQRQVAQESGSRYGGAFYVDSLSLPGGPAPTLLELQRHNARLLVSGLKGE